CTTGAAACATTGGCGGGATGTGGAAGGCAGAGACATGAAATGCAATactggctttttttctcttttcttttagagaGTCTCTGCTTTctaatgtttgtttgttttcctctggttTGGGAACCATGGTACACATTGGATGGTCTACATTCTCACCCAATCTATTGAGTAAAAACCTGTCCTACCCTAATTCTGGCCACATTCTCACTAATCCCCAAAACCAAGCATATAAAGAGATGAGCAGCATTGATTCAGCCGGGAAATGACATCATCTCAGAGGGAGGCTAGGGGGTGGTTTGCTAATTTCTAGCACAAGAAGGACTTTCAACATGGAATGGTCCCCACAGAACTCAAAGCAGCATTTCCTGCGTGTGTGTTCGTCTGAGTGAGAAATATGTGTCTACGGTATATGAATTCATGAAGTAATCAAAGGGAACCTTTGCTACAATTGACAGCAAATAGCAACAGCTTACAATTGTTTAAATAGTCCTAACACCATGCAAAAAATGCCCGCACAGCATGAGCCCTCCAGTGACACTGTGCTGTAAAGGATAGAGTAAGCCTACAAAGGGCAGGATCCTCATTTGGACACCAGGTTCCCAAATACATCTGGTCTCCATCAATCACCTAGAAAACAAATTGCAAAGGGCAGGAGACTAAGCTCTCATCTCAGCCGAAAATGAGTCGGCCCATTAGGCAGTCTTCACAAATCCAGCTAATAACATTCTTAATCAACTTAGTTAATGCGTGGACCAGGGAATGTTTGGTCAAAGAACTGCAGAACTCAAAGGGACCTTGAGGATTATCGGCGTTCAACTCCCACGATATGCTGATGACGTAACAGGGATGCAGGCAACACGACTAAGATCACCACGATCACAGGCTGGGACTGGTGGAGCCCAGACGAACAGTCCCAGTCAACTTAGTTTTAGGCCAGGGGCACCCCTACCTATACGCACATTAAGGCCCTCCcctaaaagtgaaaaattcctAGAGTCACTATTGGGCTAGGACTGGGTACTGAGCTGCAGGCTCTCCAAACTGTCCCTTGGCTCTCACCAGTAAACCTCCAGATCTGCTATGGAAGAAAAAGTCAGTACCTAACTACCAGGCGAAGCAAAAGACACTACCCACTGAAGATTCTGAACATGTGCTCTTTCCGTGTGCAAAATCAAAACGTTTGTTCCAGGTTTACAGTGGAGTGGGGAGTGCAGGTTGGAAGGGCAGGGCTGTGCTGACGCATGTTTAGAATTCATAGCAGCTTTGCCTTATCCAAGTGAATTCTATGCACTATTTGGCCCCGCATTATAAAGGTAACATTCAAGCAACTTCTAAAcaactgccccccacccccatgtctTAGCTTGTACCCACAGAGAGGACTCCAACCTCTTGTTCCCTCTCAGCTTCTCCTGTGGGGAGTACGGTACAGTTTGTGAAACACTTGGCCCACATATTAAATAGACCAATCTCCACAGAGGGAGGACTCTTCTGTGATTGTATTCCTCAGAGACTTGGCCCCATCTGTACCTGGAGAATGGGTTATATTGGAGATTTTCCCACTCTTGGCCAAGGGCTATTTTCCATCCCTCCGAATTACTGTGATTTGACTCAGTCGGAGAAGCGTCTATGCACACACCAACACCTGTCCCATTTGGTAGTGTGCAGCCTAGTGCTTTGAattgttttattcctgatataTGAGGAGTTCCTGCAAGATAAGCAAGTAAAGTGCAAAAGAGTGCTTTCAAAGGGCATTTCTACCAGTACAGAAGGGGTGCCACATACAGCATTcccaaaccaaaaaccaaaataatgTCCAGTAAGTGTCTGCAAGGCCGACACTTTAGGCCCTGTTTACACAAAGACCTTGTACTCTCTTAGCAGTAGAGATTTGAGCCTCCCCTATGTACACTGTGTCCCTAAAACTAGAAagacacacatgtgtgcacacgcacacaacacacacactcaaaaggGTGCATAACACGGATACCGTAGCAAAGTTGAAAGCAGGCTTTGGTCAGACAGGCTTTGAACACCAGCTGTATccccttcttgctgtgtgccaTTGGGTAAGTTACTGACTTAGCTTCCCCGAGCCTCCATGTCCTCGTCTGTATAATGGGTTTGCAAATACTTCCCGCAGAGTGCCTTGAGGTCTCTGTGAGCGAATGCCCATAAAGTGCCTAACCAGGTGCCCAGCCCACGGAAGCCACTGGATAAACGACAGGGAAGCCTCTTTTCCAGATTTGGCTGTAGAGTCTATAATGTTAACACACTACTATAAACAAGGTACCCAGGGATAGAAGGTAGAAACCCAAACGAATGAGATCCATGGACAGTTTAATCAGGAGGCTTTAAACTTGTCAGAGAGAAAGTCCCAGTTATctaccaatttcttaaaatacattttgtcaGGCTGGCATGGTTCCCATCATAAGAAATAACACCCACACCTGCATAAACCTCGTTTCCCAAGTGTCTGTTAATCACTGTGTGGACACAGGATGTCACCAGTGAGCCACTGCTCCAGCCCAATGGAGGCGTTAACCCAAACCTACCTTGGACAAGAAGGGTCTTATCAAAGTTGATTCTTATTTGGCTCCTTCCCAAAAGCAGTGCCAGAACTTTAACTAGAGCCTAAAAGTTGGGGAGGCGGAGGCGGGTGGGCAGTTTGCATGTGTTCAGGCAAGAGCTGTGCATTTTTGGGAAATGAGCAGGAAGAGGTCTGCTATGGTACCAGTGGTCAAGGATGCAGTGGGCGTCATTTTCCCTGGAAGTCAGAAAGCATTAGATGGTTTCTAGAAGCCTCTGCTAGCCCTTTGATCTTGTGATAAATCCACTCTGTGTATTAGTCATATGAAATCCCCAAAAGGTGGCACTTGAGCCTGGAAGGCCCCTAACCAGCAACGTCCTGGTGTTGCAGATACTTCAGTGGGGAGCCCCAAGAGCTAAGTTTGAGTCAGGTCAATGGGCAGCCAATTATGAAAAAGGCTGAGGCCCAGGGTGGTTGGCCTATCCATAGTTTTCCCTCCCtaataaaaatccatttaaaatctttctctcaAAACCTGCGAGCCGCCATTCCCCCACTTTCCTTCACTAGATGTTCTAACCTCATGGAACAATGATGATTACCACATGTTGAATATTGTTTGCCTTCCAACAATCAATCACATTGGTGTTCCAATTGTAGAGAGCAGCAGATGCAAACaagcaaggaaaaggaagggatgcTTTCAAAATAAAGGGACACCCAaacataaaagtgaaatattttagatacttcttttaagtattattttgtaAATGGTACTAATGGCACTTAAGCTGCAAGCAATTAAAACAATTCAATCTTCATTGTACAAGGGTTGGTTAAGggattaattttccttttgtttgaagATAGCAACGTTGGATCTCGTAACTATGTCTACCCTAAGACACCCAAAGGGACAAAAAGCCCTGAGATGGAATGATGCCACGGTCCTCCTTGGTATGTCTCAGACATGCAAGatgtctatttttataaaaatttagcaTCAGCTAGACAGAACAGCAAGCCACTGGCATCATGCAAGGCAAtagttttggtatttttttcccctcttatcAAAACAAGTTATAACTGAAGTTCCACTAGAAAAGTGAACATGAACATTTCAAAACcagtttatttttcacattgcCCCCACTGAGGAAAATGCATGATTTTTGCCTGTAACCATGCAGCAGTGGAGACTGAGTTTTTACCAACGCCTCCAAGTTTGTTTGGACTACCTACCCCCGTGAGAAAGACAAAATTCAGTCAGCCTCTGTCATTGGTTAAGGTGATAGCCACAGTGTGatgtgtttgtgatttttttttcttttgtaatgagGAAAGCAATTGCACCTTTTAATACGTGTGCTCTGATCTGCTTCCAACAGATTCCAGGTGCTCTTGGGTCCCAGGGACATTCATTTGGAGCTTAGAAAGAGTAGGTGTGCACTGAATGGTTTGTATCAAAATTCAAGCTCAGAGTTCATGCCACAATGTCAACTCCAACCCTTGTCACAGGTACCCGGTTCACCCCCAATCCACTCCCcttctgtgtgtgcacatatcACTAACGGCAGGTTCAGGAAATGAGACTCCATTTAAGAGACACACCTGCTCCTTTCAGAAGGCTGGTCTAAGGAATAGCTGCCCTTTTCTACACGCCATGCCAAGGCGGTACTGCACAGGGGCACAGCATCACCATGGACATGCCCTTAACATTTGCCGGTATGACCTCCTATGTGCGCAAATGCTCCCTCGGTGTCCTGCGGTCACTATCGGAAGTGAAGTccttgttctttgatttcttttggcaGAGCAAGCTTTCTGAGTTGTTTATGGCACAGTGAAATATATTCTTCGATGCTATGTAATTTCGGACTAACGAGAAGTCTGTTTAAGGCACGTGTCTCAGGGTGAATATAAAAACACAAGCGCTTCAACAAGTCCAATGTCCTTAAGATTTAGTTTCTGTCTTCAAGTAATGCGTTGTTCTCGAGTTCCCTGTCTTTGGTGTCGCTGGGGACCATTCCGTTCTCTATGCCGGCCTGCTGCTGGATGCAGTCAGTCAACATGGCAGTACTGGAATGGTCCGAGTTACACATCTTTTCcgtctcctcctctttcttctcttcatccAGGGAGTAATTCCGGAAGGTCTTGAGGATCTTCTGAACGTCCTCGGGCAAGGTCTTTTTGAGGTCCTTGTTTTTCCTCTTGGTGAGTTTGGAGGTGGACCCAAACTTGTTGATGATGTTATCCTCAGAGGCCCCCTGCCCATGTTTGTTCAGCTGCTCTGACCCCTTAAGGCGCAGGTTGTTGGGCCGGTTGTTGATGCTCTCCTGGGACGAGGCCTTGAAGCGGCCCGTGTCCAGCGCGGCGAAGACAGAGCGCTTCTCAGGAGAGAGCATGTCCAGCGAGTGGGCCCGCTGGTCCAGGCCCAGGCGCCGGCGCTCCATGCTGCGGATGGTTGCCGCCCGCTGCAGCTTGTCGTGGATCTCCACACTGAGCCGCCGCCGCGTCTCCCGGAACTCAGCTGTCACATTGGCCTTCCACTCGGCCGCGTGGGCCTTGATTTCCCCGACctggcagagggacagagagcaACAACAGACTGAGGGACTCCTCTTCACCTCAGATCCCCCAGCCCTCAGGTGTCCCGATGGGAAGGTTGGCTCAGTGGAGGCCAGGAGAGGGTGGAGCATACACCCAGGGGGAGGGGTAAAATCCTGCTTCTGCCCTAGTCTTTCCTGCCGCCTAAATACCCATCTCAAATTGGCTGGTGACTGATATGGCTCAGGAGGCACGTGCTGGAGAACCCAATGGAAGCCTGAGATTTGGAGATGGTGACTGAATGGGAGGCGGATGGCATTCTGGGAGAGAGAGCAATATTTGGAGTTGGACAGGCCTGGGTTCCAGTTCTACGTCCACCCCTCTTTTAATTGTATGGCCTCACTCCTCCAGTATAACTGGAGTGATCATGTCTCACACACACAGTTTTTACTGTTATGTGAGAGAAAGACATGCTAGCTTGGTCCTGGGCACAAATCAGATGCTCAGCAGGTCCTTCTCTGTCCGTCCAATGCCTCTATTTGGGTAAGGTGACCAACCTGTCCCAGTTAGTCGGGGCAAGTCCTGTGTCCTAGGTaccccctcagtcctgggcaaactgggactGTTGGTCACCCTGTATCTGGGCCATGCGATGGTCCTGTGCTATTGGGCTTGCCCTGGTTTAAGAAGACCCTTTAGGGCACCTGGTAACCAAATTTCTCTGGTCAGGGTGCAAGAAGGGGACATGTTCTGCCAAAGCCCACGGAACATACTTCCTGAAAGTGAAGTTGTGCATGAGGATCAGTAGCAAATTTCCAGGCTCTTCTCCAGCAGGGCAGACAGTACAAGCCTTATGCTTTCCTACACAGATGCATAACTCTGATTTTCGCATTGAGGACACTCAATATTTATGTTGTCTCTTTTGTTATGGTTGCTTTTTACGGCAGGTCAGTTAGCTACCTGGGGAATCAGACTGGAGATTGCATTGCCAGTGTTTACGTAAGCCAGGAAAATGAACATGTGGGCCCAGGAACGATACGAGAACTGTCTCTCCCGGGGCCTCCCGTATGGAATGATGGTATTCTGGGAAGTGAACAGTCGCCCTTAAAGAGGCTGTCCCTCATGCTGTTTCTTTGGGTTTtatctcccttcctttccttggctctttccttccccttccctttctctccttctttcttatctgttttcctctcttcttagGAGAACTACAtggacttttcttttaaatcacaaAATCCACCTTCTTGTGCCTTTTCTTGCCTTTGTATAGGTTTTCATGCACCTTTCTAAGAGGGAGTAAAGGCTGCATGCCCCTGGCCACAGGGATATATTTGTATTTACAAATCTGACAACCAGAGGGGACATAAGTGAAAGGGACGCCTTGAGTTCACATCCCGAGGGCCGGCCACCATTCAATGACTTCAGTCTCACACAGAGTCGGGAAAGAGTCATGGCGTTAACGGCATTCCATGCAGATCCCGAGACCTGCAGGACAGGCTGGCGCTCCTGGGCTTTCTATGAATTCTCTAAGCCTCTCCCACAGATTTTCTGTTAAGAGGCAATTACACATCTCCCTCAAGCGCAGTCTCCCTCAGCTgactatttctggattttttctttctcttttcgtTTTCgttttttaaagtaagttgtTATTTACTAGTCTTTCCAGGATCTGTGGGCTGGTGAGTGAGTCACCACCAGATTATCTCACCCACCAGAAAAGGATCCAGAAATAACTGCTATTCCATCTCCCTCAGCTTTTAGGTGATGATTCAGAACAAGGAAGCTTTACGAGCCCTCCATTTAGTAAGCAATGCGCTAGCCCATAGAACAGAGATGGGAAATTCTTGACACGAGCTAATTTGATCTCAGGAGCATTCACAGAATCTGGAAGGGGTCCTacctcttcctttgtctttttggAGAGAACCCGTAGCCAATCTCCGATCATACTGAGGACAGCTGCAAAGTAGGCAAGGCCAACAAGGATCCAAAACCACACTAGGGGCTTATACCACTCCCGGTAATTGATGCCAGCGTTTCCCCCTGAAAACAACCAAACGTTACTTTAGCCAGGGATCTAGCACACGGTCTTGGCAGAGCAAACACATTCCAGTCCATGCAGTGGAGATGTCACCCCATCACAATCTAACACTCAGCTCTTAGGCCTGCTGTATACAAGAGGTGACCGGGGTGGGAGGGCAAGGAAAAGATGTGTCCCTTCCTTAGAGGAGCCTGACTTGTGGCTTAACTTCCTTTGATTCTTGACCACTGACGGGTCATACCCGTAACATACGGGTAATACCCGTAACAGAAGAGTGTTAGTGGCCAATTTGATCCGTCCATTCTCAACCAGAACTTGATAATGAACGAGCGGAGCTAGAGGACAACAGGTCAGGCCCAGCTGtcaattttttcttaaacttctttgaatttaataaaatatcattaaataatCTCAAATGGTTTGGACTTCTTGGAACCCTTTCCTCCTTAAGCACACATGCGTTTACCAGGAGTTGAGTGGATGTGTGGAAGTAAAATTAGACTTAACAGCATTCCTTAGATTCTGATCCAAGCAACAGTGATTTAATGCTAACTGAGGGATGGTGTTTACATGATGCTAATCCAAAGGGTCAATTAGACTGAGTAATTAGAATCACCATGCTAGAACTAAAGGGGACCTCCAAGGCCAGCTAGTCCAAtccctttattttataaagaggGGTTACAATAAAAATCCATCAAACTAAATTGGCCAGTTGCCTGATTGCATTGACTGGCTGTTCCACTGAAAAGACCAGTCATTTATTCCAAATAATTAGCCTATTTATTCTAGCCCTCCTACAGGCGCTGCCAAACGTAGCCATGCAAAATAGGTTCCAAGCCCAGCCCACTCTCCTAAAGAAGTGAGGGAGCTCCATGAAATAACGGATGTCAGCCTTGCTCTCGCTCTGCAAGATTCTGTTGCCCAATGAAACAGGCAGGTGGCCATGTTTAGAAGACAACCGGCATTAGCGATGTATTGGTAATTATGGTATCACATGATGAATGGTTACTAGACTTTCCCACTGGGTCGTGGTTGTAACCTCATCTGACACCACTGAATCCATCCTGAGCTCTTACGGTATCAATAATACCTCCCAAAGGCAGCTGGGCAGGCACTGTGGCCTGTGGCTCTTCTCAGTGCACCAAACCTGCTTTGCAATGCAGCCCAGGAGGTCTCAACAGCTACTGCAATTTCTTCATTAGAATTCCAAACATTGCTAAAGGGCTCTGTGGCAAGCCCCAGGGGTTTGGTTTAGctgctttgtttttcccttttaggTAACCCTGCCCTGCAGCTTTCTCTAGGATTCTATTGGAGTTCCTGCAACATAAGTGGTTTTGAGGTTGATTTCGTTTCTGCACTAGGCCAGAGAACTCTGCAGCTTTCTCCCTCAGGGCTATCTGAgagtaaatatttactgtagTGAGCCACCACCCAAGAAAGATTGTCACTAGGGTGCGCTAGCGGACAACGCAATAAACACCCTTCTGTGTGTTCCTCTAGCAGCTGCTCATCTACAATTCAGAGTTCCATGTGTGTTCCCAGTCAGGGTCGCGAAATGCCGTAACGTTGTTAGTCTGTCCTAAAGTGAGTGAGCTACAAAACAAAGCAGCACTTAATCCTGCATGGTGATCAATGTTCCCATTATACTTCTAGTAGAGTTAATGCTCTATCAAATCACAGCAACCATCAACTCTTGTTAATGTATCTTTTTAAAGGATCAGTCATCCTTCCCTACTGCTCTTAAGAGTATTGCCAAAAAGGTTGTGATAAACTTCCAGTCTTTTAAGGCATGCATGCTTCAGATGGGTCTACGTAAGCTCTAGAAACTGGAGCTTAGAAGGGCCTGGTCTAATTACAGTCAGCTCTGTGAATTACAAAGACCTCAGGACAAAGGAAATACATCTCTGCTAATCAGGAGTAAGAAAGGGAATTAAAACAGTGGTATGtcaggccggcccagtggcgcagcggttgagtgcgcacgttccacttcggcagcctggggttcgctggttcagatcctggatgcgaacatggcaccacttggcaagccatgctgtggtaggcatcctatgtataaagtagaggaagatgggcacagatgttagctcaaggccagtcttcctcagaaaaaagagggggattggcggcagttagctcagggctaatcttcctcaaaaaaaaacacaacaaaacacaGTGGCATGCCTGTGACTATGGAGGTCATGCCCTAACTAGGAAAGTAAAGATAGTAGGTCAAATGCCAGTTTGTGCTAAGTGCTCACAGTCCGTGGTGActaataagaataaataataaaatcataaataattgtttttaatttcatattcccAGGGCTCTACTATTTGCGCCCAAGATTAACAGACTGACAGAGTGAACTGAGTAACTGGTTAGGGAGCAGGGTGGTCACAGGAGTCCTATAAAAGGTAGTCCTCCAGACTGCGCAGTGTGAGCACAGAGTGCTCTGAAGCACAACCCAGTGCAAATTTTGCTTCAGGGGAACTTAAAGATGTCTGCAGAATAGTTCTAAACTCCAACTGCCATTACATGCATTTACCTTCCATTGGAAGTTCAACTGAGTTTTCCCCCAGACCAGCTACGGACGAGGCTAAGGAACTAACCAGACAAGTGTTCTTCTGACTTTTGTCAGTTTCTCTGTGGTTTCCCTCCAGAGTCCCAAGCCTCTAATCAGATGACATCATGTGACTTCTCCCCCCGAATTGAGGAGCTGCGCAATGGTTGAGCACTGTGCATAAGGGGAGATTGGTGGGGCCCCAGACCCCAggctttttataaataatttttaaccaCTTTGACTTTGCAATGCTTAGTCCTTAgccaataaaaaggaagaaaaaaattaaaaactactatTTCTACCAAGAGGACTTCAGTCTTCATCCACCCACTTGAAACAGCTATAAAACCACTCTGTAGATTATCTATATTATACAATTATCATGGAGGCATCCATGCTCCTATTGACAAGACTTCAACATCCCCTCAAGAATTTCCTGTTTACCAGATTCCCAGAGACGACATCCCTTTCCTCCTTACGGGCACTGTAATccatggggaaaccaaggcactgCCGGGATTATGCACCAAATAGACAGTCAGTCTGGGAGCTCAGCCTGTAAATGCCCAGGCTGTTGCTTAACCAGAAATTGGTCAAGGTCaaagacacacgcacacacaccccacaaaACATTTCGAACTTTTGATGGAATTGTTTGATCCCAGTGTTCCTTTCTCGGAGTAAAAAATGATCAATCATCTGACCACCTAGAATTATCCCattaggaaagagaagaatggcctccttcttttatttctgcctcCCTAATACACTCTGGGAAAGTGGTACAATGTAAGAAGCCAGATCTCATTTCGTTTTCAAGCTCCCTGTCCTTAGATGAATTTGCTGgtggttttcttttgcttccttaaaTACAGCTCATTGGCATTTATTTTTACGATGAAGGCTATTgtttctataaacattcatgcagAATCCATTATAGTATTACATTCGCTCAGGGCAATTCTCAGCTCCTAGTAGTCAACTAAGTCGTTAGTCTCACATCTGGGCATGCTCAGGACAACTTTTGCAGAAACAATGGCTCTTCCCTCTGCATCAGGAGGCTTAACCTGCAGGTGAAGGCAGGCTAAGCTCTATGCTAATCTCTCCAGAGTTTCATATTTGCCACTTGCTAACAGCCTTTACCGATTGATTCAAGGAGGCTTAATACAATTCAGAAGTCCAAAATTCAATGAGAAATTCATTTCACTCATGCATAATGCATATGACGATAAGGGCAATAAGCATCCTGGGCAGAGACAGGCTGGCTTCCTCTCACGGCAGAAGCCTGCTGCTGTTTACACGGCAGAGGTCTACAGGTCTGAAATGAGCCCACGGACAGCAGCGGTGATGCTGAGTCTTTCTCATTTGCTTCTCCCACAACATCTTCTCTCATGGTTTTGAAAAGCAATACCAACAGAACGTTTTCCCTACGAAAGCCCTGGTGACTGCGATGCCCAGGGAGCTTACCTGCCACAAAATCACCAAAGCCCACCGTAGTGAGAGTGACCACCACAAAGTAAATGGACTCCAGGGCCGTCCACCCCTCGATGTATTTGAAAATGACAGCAGGGATCGTCACAAATACAACGCAGCCGGCCAAGATGAAGAGGATGGTTGAGATGACCCGGATCTTTGTCTGACTCACTTGCTTTTTCTAGgaacagcaaaggagaaagataGGCAAGTCAGCTTCATCATGCTGGGTTCAGAAGACAGAGGTACAGAAAAAATGTATTGTGGCAGTGGCTTTTAATCCTTGGTCACGGGTGGCTTTGTGAGAATCTGATGTATGCTGTGGACTCTTTCTTATGAAAATGCATATAGAAGTTTTCAGGGGGTCTAAGTGGTCCTCAGATCTTAAGAAGCTTGTTTATGGACCCTCAGGTCAAGAAACTCCACTTAGCTTGTGCCTTGAATGCCTTTTGCATGATTCCATGACGGCAGCCCAAATGCTGATTCTAACTTCCTCACTAACGCATACATAATTCTTTCCCAAGAAGGGCTTGCTGCCATTTTTCATGTGGTATTATTGACTCTGTTGGTCTAGgagttaagattcagcactctcactgccacagcccgggtttgtttcccagtcagggaaccacaccacctgtctgtcggttgtcatactgtggcggctgcgtgttgctgtgatgctgaaagctctgccgcCAGTATtacaaataccagcagggtcacccatgatggacaggtttcagtggagcttccagactaagtcAGACTAAGAAGGACCTGGTactcatttctgaaaaaaaactGACCGTGAAAGCCCTATGAATAGctgcagagcattgtctgatatagcaccagaaagATGacaggatggcacaaaaagatggggcagggttccgctctgctgtacacagggtcactaggaatcAGAATCGACTCAACGGCATTACCAACAACAGATTACTGACCCTCCATTAGGAGGGCACGGGTTTGAGCTCTTTCCACAGTGGTGGTGATGGATTTACATCTAGTTTCCCTTGTGTCGAAGGGAATATGCTGGAAAAATGGCTGATCTGAGGCAAGCCAGAATGtttgaatggaaagaaaaacatagCCACCCTCATCCTCATTTGAGACAGACTCTAGCCAAGCATCTGTGTgcttcctcaccctcctcccctaCTGAGGTTGTACATTTATaacatacttttcttttaaaatacacatgttTGAGCTGCTGCTGTGGTCATCATGTTTGTTGGCTGTATTACCTGCAAGAGACAGGACAGGGGTCTGAGTCAGAAGGACAGGATTGCTGTCTAAAATGGATGGTCGGAGCTTCATCTCACGTCAGCTTCTGAAGGAGTCAGTAGTTAAGAGGCAAAAGAGCATTTAGAAGAGGAATTCTACTGATACCAAGGCAAAGGAATCATGCCAATGGAGTCTAGAGGTGGCTGGAAGCATCAATGGTACTTCCCTTGATGTACTCAAGACAACACCGGCATTGCCTCTAAACTGAATAATCCTCAAGGTCTTCTCAGAGCTCCCAGATTTGCCATTGGAGACGGTCATTGGGGGACTCTAGTACCAGAACCCCACCAAAATCATGTACTATCATAAAAATACCTTTACCATCAGAGTGCATGGGCCTTTCTACATTGCCTagattga
Above is a window of Equus przewalskii isolate Varuska chromosome 25, EquPr2, whole genome shotgun sequence DNA encoding:
- the KCNK10 gene encoding potassium channel subfamily K member 10 isoform X2, with the protein product MKFPIETPRKQVNWDPKVAVPAAAPPVCQPKGATNGHYPAPRLSISSRATVVARMEGTSQGGLQTVMKWKTVVAIFVVVVVYLVTGGLVFRALEQPFESSQKNTIALEKAEFLRDHICVSPQELETLIQHALDADNAGVSPIGNSSNNSSHWDLGSAFFFAGTVITTIGYGNIAPSTEGGKIFCILYAIFGIPLFGFLLAGIGDQLGTIFGKSIARVEKVFRKKQVSQTKIRVISTILFILAGCVVFVTIPAVIFKYIEGWTALESIYFVVVTLTTVGFGDFVAGGNAGINYREWYKPLVWFWILVGLAYFAAVLSMIGDWLRVLSKKTKEEVGEIKAHAAEWKANVTAEFRETRRRLSVEIHDKLQRAATIRSMERRRLGLDQRAHSLDMLSPEKRSVFAALDTGRFKASSQESINNRPNNLRLKGSEQLNKHGQGASEDNIINKFGSTSKLTKRKNKDLKKTLPEDVQKILKTFRNYSLDEEKKEEETEKMCNSDHSSTAMLTDCIQQQAGIENGMVPSDTKDRELENNALLEDRN
- the KCNK10 gene encoding potassium channel subfamily K member 10 isoform X1, translated to MWKMDLRGAGLEAVAVIQAESRCCVTVAPLRWLHFRFLRDPRSRGCHLFPGLWRSGGTRVAVPAAAPPVCQPKGATNGHYPAPRLSISSRATVVARMEGTSQGGLQTVMKWKTVVAIFVVVVVYLVTGGLVFRALEQPFESSQKNTIALEKAEFLRDHICVSPQELETLIQHALDADNAGVSPIGNSSNNSSHWDLGSAFFFAGTVITTIGYGNIAPSTEGGKIFCILYAIFGIPLFGFLLAGIGDQLGTIFGKSIARVEKVFRKKQVSQTKIRVISTILFILAGCVVFVTIPAVIFKYIEGWTALESIYFVVVTLTTVGFGDFVAGGNAGINYREWYKPLVWFWILVGLAYFAAVLSMIGDWLRVLSKKTKEEVGEIKAHAAEWKANVTAEFRETRRRLSVEIHDKLQRAATIRSMERRRLGLDQRAHSLDMLSPEKRSVFAALDTGRFKASSQESINNRPNNLRLKGSEQLNKHGQGASEDNIINKFGSTSKLTKRKNKDLKKTLPEDVQKILKTFRNYSLDEEKKEEETEKMCNSDHSSTAMLTDCIQQQAGIENGMVPSDTKDRELENNALLEDRN
- the KCNK10 gene encoding potassium channel subfamily K member 10 isoform X3; amino-acid sequence: MFFLYTDHFFPPSSVAVPAAAPPVCQPKGATNGHYPAPRLSISSRATVVARMEGTSQGGLQTVMKWKTVVAIFVVVVVYLVTGGLVFRALEQPFESSQKNTIALEKAEFLRDHICVSPQELETLIQHALDADNAGVSPIGNSSNNSSHWDLGSAFFFAGTVITTIGYGNIAPSTEGGKIFCILYAIFGIPLFGFLLAGIGDQLGTIFGKSIARVEKVFRKKQVSQTKIRVISTILFILAGCVVFVTIPAVIFKYIEGWTALESIYFVVVTLTTVGFGDFVAGGNAGINYREWYKPLVWFWILVGLAYFAAVLSMIGDWLRVLSKKTKEEVGEIKAHAAEWKANVTAEFRETRRRLSVEIHDKLQRAATIRSMERRRLGLDQRAHSLDMLSPEKRSVFAALDTGRFKASSQESINNRPNNLRLKGSEQLNKHGQGASEDNIINKFGSTSKLTKRKNKDLKKTLPEDVQKILKTFRNYSLDEEKKEEETEKMCNSDHSSTAMLTDCIQQQAGIENGMVPSDTKDRELENNALLEDRN
- the KCNK10 gene encoding potassium channel subfamily K member 10 isoform X5; amino-acid sequence: MEGTSQGGLQTVMKWKTVVAIFVVVVVYLVTGGLVFRALEQPFESSQKNTIALEKAEFLRDHICVSPQELETLIQHALDADNAGVSPIGNSSNNSSHWDLGSAFFFAGTVITTIGYGNIAPSTEGGKIFCILYAIFGIPLFGFLLAGIGDQLGTIFGKSIARVEKVFRKKQVSQTKIRVISTILFILAGCVVFVTIPAVIFKYIEGWTALESIYFVVVTLTTVGFGDFVAGGNAGINYREWYKPLVWFWILVGLAYFAAVLSMIGDWLRVLSKKTKEEVGEIKAHAAEWKANVTAEFRETRRRLSVEIHDKLQRAATIRSMERRRLGLDQRAHSLDMLSPEKRSVFAALDTGRFKASSQESINNRPNNLRLKGSEQLNKHGQGASEDNIINKFGSTSKLTKRKNKDLKKTLPEDVQKILKTFRNYSLDEEKKEEETEKMCNSDHSSTAMLTDCIQQQAGIENGMVPSDTKDRELENNALLEDRN
- the KCNK10 gene encoding potassium channel subfamily K member 10 isoform X4; its protein translation is MAVPAAAPPVCQPKGATNGHYPAPRLSISSRATVVARMEGTSQGGLQTVMKWKTVVAIFVVVVVYLVTGGLVFRALEQPFESSQKNTIALEKAEFLRDHICVSPQELETLIQHALDADNAGVSPIGNSSNNSSHWDLGSAFFFAGTVITTIGYGNIAPSTEGGKIFCILYAIFGIPLFGFLLAGIGDQLGTIFGKSIARVEKVFRKKQVSQTKIRVISTILFILAGCVVFVTIPAVIFKYIEGWTALESIYFVVVTLTTVGFGDFVAGGNAGINYREWYKPLVWFWILVGLAYFAAVLSMIGDWLRVLSKKTKEEVGEIKAHAAEWKANVTAEFRETRRRLSVEIHDKLQRAATIRSMERRRLGLDQRAHSLDMLSPEKRSVFAALDTGRFKASSQESINNRPNNLRLKGSEQLNKHGQGASEDNIINKFGSTSKLTKRKNKDLKKTLPEDVQKILKTFRNYSLDEEKKEEETEKMCNSDHSSTAMLTDCIQQQAGIENGMVPSDTKDRELENNALLEDRN